One genomic segment of Primulina tabacum isolate GXHZ01 chromosome 9, ASM2559414v2, whole genome shotgun sequence includes these proteins:
- the LOC142556579 gene encoding tubby-like F-box protein 3 → MSFKSILQDMRGEFGSISRKGFDGRFGYGLRSRSHRVSEDSTVTVLDALKQSCWASMPPELLRDVLMRIEESECAWPSRKNVIACAGVCRSWREIMKEIVRNLEVSGNVTFPISLKQPGPRNTLINCFIKRNRGTHTYLLYLNLSQASNDDGKFLLAARRFRRPTYTDYIISLNADDIFKGSNNYVGKLRSNFFGTKFVIYDAQPPNAGAKVTKSYSSRLVGMRQVSPRVPAGNYTVAHVSYELNVLGSRGPRRMQCIMDAIPASAINPEGVAPTPTEFLLGNLDSFPSLPFFRSKSSRVDSFRSGSGPLLTQKDEKLVLKNKTPRWHDQLQCWCLNFNGRVTVASVKNFQLVASLETGTGVQEQENVILQFGKVEKDVFTMDYQYPISAFQAFAICLSSFDTKIACE, encoded by the exons ATGTCATTTAAGAGTATACTTCAAGACATGAGAGGTGAGTTTGGGAGCATATCTAGGAAGGGTTTCGACGGGAGGTTTGGTTATGGGTTGAGGTCGAGGTCTCATCGAGTATCAGAGGATTCTACGGTGACTGTTTTGGATGCTTTGAAGCAGAGCTGTTGGGCCAGTATGCCTCCAGAGCTCTTGAGGGATGTGCTGATGAGGATCGAGGAATCGGAGTGTGCATGGCCCTCGAGAAAGAATGTGATTGCTTGTGCTGGTGTTTGTAGGAGCTGGAGGGAAATAATGAAGGAAATTGTCAGAAACCTAGAAGTCTCTGGCAACGTGACATTCCCCATTTCCCTGAAACAA CCTGGTCCAAGAAATACCTTAATTAATTGTTTCATAAAGCGGAACCGTGGAACTCATACATATCTCCTTTACCTCAATTTGAGTCAAG CTTCTAATGATGATGGAAAATTCCTGCTTGCTGCTCGAAGATTCAGACGGCCTACATACACCGACTACATAATATCTCTCAATGCTGATGATATATTTAAAGGCAGCAACAACTATGTGGGAAAGTTGAG GTCTAATTTTTTTGGGACCAAGTTTGTAATTTATGATGCCCAGCCACCAAACGCGGGAGCAAAAGTTACTAAGTCTTATTCCTCTAGGTTAGTTGGAATGAGACAAGTATCTCCAAGAGTCCCTGCAGGAAACTATACCGTGGCTCATGTTTCGTATGAGTTGAATGTCTTGGGATCGAG GGGTCCAAGGCGAATGCAGTGCATCATGGATGCTATACCCGCTTCTGCAATTAATCCAGAAGGTGTGGCTCCCACACCAACTGAATTCTTGCTAGGAAACCTGGATTCCTTTCCTTCTCTCCCATTTTTTAGATCAAAATCATCTCGAGTGGATAGTTTTCGATCTGGATCCGGACCATTGTTGACACAGAAAGATGAAAAACTTGTTTTGAAAAACAAGACTCCCCGATGGCATGACCAACTCCAGTGCTGGTGTCTAAACTTCAATGGGCGCGTAACCGTTGCCTCAGTGAAGAACTTTCAACTGGTTGCATCGCTTGAGACCGGAACCGGTGTACAAGAGCAGGAGAACGTCATTCTTCAGTTCGGGAAAGTGGAAAAGGATGTCTTCACCATGGACTACCAGTATCCAATCTCTGCTTTCCAGGCATTTGCCATTTGTCTCAGCAGCTTTGACACTAAGATTGCTTGTGAATAA
- the LOC142556585 gene encoding transcription termination factor MTERF8, chloroplastic-like, giving the protein MSSAYRKIFPIKITATDSISFSLAHKNHLGHEPTLLRSCGVQFFVNLCSLVEADTKNGRKSCESEKKLENQKSCTVSFLINSCGLSREMAVSASEKVRFENLDKPNFVLEMFRKYGFSQKQIAGIVRKRPGMLLSNEETLLPKLEFFDSFGSTRTNLAALSADPALLNRSLEHRLIPIYNFLKSVLLTDERVAVAMKQSSRVFKQHPNKNMAPNVAFLRELKVPDSCIMLLLTHYPETIVEKTDDFKESVEKVLEMGFDPLRSMFMLALHVVAEKGNRRIWDRCYKTYSSWGWSKDDIYSAFRKHPNCMIMSQNKISRTMDFLVNKMGWESRKLSSFPEILLYSLENRIIPRCTVIKVLLSRGLIAKEVKPSYFLKLTETHFLEKFVTKYEKEVPEFYDVYEGKIGLPEITIPEKSN; this is encoded by the coding sequence ATGTCTTCTGCTTACCGTAAAATCTTCCCCATCAAGATTACCGCGACGGATTCAATTTCTTTCTCGCTTGCTCACAAAAATCATCTGGGGCATGAACCCACTTTGTTGAGAAGCTGTGGAGTTCAGTTCTTTGTCAATCTGTGTAGTCTTGTAGAGGCGGACACAAAAAATGGGCGAAAGAGTTGTGAATCTGAAAAGAAATTAGAGAATCAGAAATCTTGCACGGTTTCTTTCTTGATCAATTCATGTGGGTTGTCTCGAGAAATGGCTGTTTCTGCTTCTGAGAAGGTGCGGTTTGAAAATCTGGACAAACCTAATTTTGTTTTAGAAATGTTCAGAAAATATGGTTTTAGTCAGAAACAGATTGCTGGTATTGTCCGTAAGAGACCCGGGATGCTTTTGTCAAACGAGGAGACCCTTTTGCCCAAGCTCGAATTTTTCGACTCTTTTGGGTCTACAAGGACTAATCTTGCAGCCTTATCTGCGGACCCTGCTTTGTTGAATAGAAGTTTGGAGCATCGACTAATTCCTATCTATAATTTTCTCAAGAGTGTGCTTTTGACTGATGAAAGGGTAGCTGTTGCCATGAAGCAATCATCGAGGGTTTTTAAGCAGCATCCGAATAAGAATATGGCTCCGAATGTTGCATTTTTAAGGGAACTTAAAGTGCCAGACTCGTGTATCATGTTGTTGTTGACACATTATCCCGAGACCATCGTGGAAAAAACTGATGACTTTAAAGAATCTGTGGAAAAAGTATTGGAAATGGGATTTGATCCGTTGaggtctatgtttatgttagcTTTACATGTTGTCGCTGAAAAAGGTAATAGAAGGATTTGGGATCGGTGTTACAAGACTTACAGTAGCTGGGGATGGTCAAAAGATGATATCTACTCAGCCTTTAGGAAGCATCCTAATTGCATGATCATGTCTCAAAATAAGATCTCTAGGACTATGGATTTTCTTGTTAACAAGATGGGATGGGAGTCCCGAAAGCTTTCAAGTTTCCCAGAAATTCTGCTTTATAGTTTGGAAAACAGGATAATTCCCAGATGCACTGTCATTAAGGTTTTGTTATCCAGGGGTTTGATTGCCAAAGAAGTTAAACCAAGTTACTTTTTGAAACTTACGGAGACTCATTTCTTGGAGAAATTTGTGACTAAATATGAGAAGGAAGTGCCTGAATTCTATGATGTTTACGAGGGGAAGATCGGCCTTCCGGAAATAACGATCCCTGAGAAATCTAATTAA
- the LOC142556781 gene encoding membrane-anchored ubiquitin-fold protein 3-like gives MAEGEEQLELKFRIFDGTDIGHRTYSSSTNIATLKQRILSEWPQDKSVAPKSVNDMKLIHAGKVLDNGKTLAESRVHIGDLPGGVITMHVVVQPPVAKRKTDKNNADKQNQMLCSCTIL, from the exons ATGGCTGAAGGAGAGGAACAACTCGAACTTAAGTTCAGAATTTTCGATGGGACAGATATAGGTCATAGAACCTACTCATCATCCACAAATATTGCTACTCTCAAGCAAAGGATCCTATCTGAGTGGCCTCAAG ATAAATCTGTGGCACCAAAGTCTGTGAATGATATGAAACTAATACATGCGGGAAAAGTTTTGGACAATGGAAAGACACTCGCTGAGTCTAGAGTTCATATTGGTGACCTTCCTGGTGGAGTTATTACAATGCATGTGGTTGTACAGCCTCCTGTTGCTAAACGAAAAACAG ATAAAAACAATGCTGATAAACAAAATCAGATGTTATGCTCGTGCACCATCCTTTAG
- the LOC142556441 gene encoding glutaredoxin-C11-like: MDRIRDLASQKAAVIFTKSSCCMCHSTKALFYDLGASPAIHELDQDENGREMELALRVLGCNPIVPSVFIGGQFVGSTKDVISLHVDGSLKKMLINAKAIWF; this comes from the coding sequence ATGGACAGAATAAGGGATTTAGCTTCCCAGAAAGCTGCTGTCATCTTCACGAAGAGCTCTTGTTGCATGTGTCACAGTACCAAAGCTTTGTTCTATGATTTAGGCGCGAGCCCAGCAATACACGAGCTCGATCAAGATGAAAACGGGAGGGAGATGGAGTTGGCCTTGAGAGTATTAGGCTGCAACCCAATTGTCCCTTCTGTGTTTATCGGCGGACAATTTGTCGGTTCGACCAAAGATGTCATCTCCCTCCATGTTGATGGATCTCTAAAGAAAATGTTGATTAATGCTAAGGCCATCTGGTTTTAG